The Rhodohalobacter sp. SW132 genome has a segment encoding these proteins:
- the rnz gene encoding ribonuclease Z, with protein MIIVPLGVASATPTATRHLSSVALWREGDVHLFDCGENAQMRMLQAGLKRSKIENIFISHYDVDHYSGLIGLLATLQLQRRDKPITLVGPEGLQEFVEFNFKFANIDLNFEIKYVEVPEDIESQRVIDEKEYYVEARPLNHTSFCLGYRFQEKDKPGKVDAEKAEKLGITEDEQYKALKAGEDVILDDGTEIKSYDIVGHPRPGDSFAYITDTKYCPNSVKLAMNTNILYHEATFSTSLADKAAETGHSTSEDAARVANESQTKLLVISHFSARYTNPFVLLREAREKFFPAWLATELRPIFTDPAKEKGIVQAKVYIKEIDQDKSDKSKSSGRGKGKSDSKKRFRKRKKFDKKGGSSSSGRKRRSSTSSDSGSSRRSSGGSSRRSDSSGDSNERKPKPITPRTPFDDFDRF; from the coding sequence ATGATCATAGTACCTTTAGGAGTAGCATCTGCCACCCCAACTGCAACCCGCCATCTTTCATCCGTTGCCTTATGGCGCGAAGGAGATGTTCACCTGTTTGATTGCGGAGAAAACGCACAAATGAGAATGTTGCAGGCAGGTCTGAAACGCTCAAAAATCGAAAATATCTTTATTTCGCACTACGATGTGGACCATTATTCTGGTCTGATTGGCTTATTAGCTACATTGCAGCTTCAGCGCCGTGATAAACCGATTACACTGGTTGGCCCGGAAGGTCTCCAGGAATTTGTTGAGTTCAATTTTAAGTTTGCCAACATCGATCTCAACTTCGAAATCAAATATGTTGAAGTACCTGAGGATATTGAATCACAGCGCGTGATTGATGAGAAAGAATATTACGTGGAGGCAAGACCCCTAAATCACACGTCCTTCTGCCTGGGATATCGGTTTCAGGAGAAAGACAAACCGGGGAAAGTAGATGCCGAAAAGGCTGAAAAGCTTGGTATCACCGAAGACGAACAGTATAAAGCTCTGAAAGCGGGCGAAGATGTTATCCTTGATGATGGCACCGAAATCAAATCCTATGATATTGTAGGCCATCCGCGCCCCGGTGATAGCTTTGCCTATATTACGGATACCAAATATTGCCCGAATTCCGTGAAGCTGGCTATGAATACTAACATCCTGTACCACGAGGCAACATTCAGTACAAGCCTTGCGGATAAAGCTGCTGAAACGGGGCATTCAACATCCGAGGATGCCGCTCGTGTTGCAAATGAATCACAAACCAAACTGCTTGTGATTTCGCACTTTTCTGCACGATACACCAATCCGTTTGTGCTGCTGCGTGAAGCCCGTGAGAAATTCTTCCCGGCCTGGCTTGCAACAGAACTGCGGCCTATTTTTACAGATCCGGCCAAAGAAAAAGGAATTGTTCAGGCGAAAGTTTATATCAAGGAAATTGATCAGGACAAATCCGATAAGAGCAAATCATCCGGCAGGGGGAAAGGTAAATCAGATAGCAAAAAACGTTTCAGAAAACGAAAGAAGTTTGATAAAAAAGGCGGAAGCAGTTCTTCCGGCCGTAAACGTCGCAGCTCTACATCATCCGATAGTGGCAGCTCAAGGCGATCATCAGGTGGCAGCAGCAGACGTTCGGATTCTTCAGGAGATTCGAACGAACGCAAGCCAAAACCGATTACACCACGTACACCGTTTGACGATTTCGATCGATTCTAA
- a CDS encoding ABC transporter ATP-binding protein: MDALHKLNAYLKKYKGKFILGALFLTASNFFLIWIPVLIRRTMDEVEMLGEDYGGEYGSLTDILFSSEAGQILAWNSLLLIGTVMLYGILLFATRQTLIVGSRHVEFDIRNRVMGKLLELPQRYFESNKSGEVYVRATEDISRVREYFGPVVMYTINTITRAGFIITMMIIVNTDLTLWALLPLPFLSAFAYWVSGYINKYQIIIQQRYSDIAGAAQEAFSSIRLIKAFNREAYKQKLFDKESDLYRKQKLKLDLVESLFHPTLNLLIGASVVIVIWQGGMMVIDGLITVGNIAEFVIYVAYLTWPVASLGYTVNTFQKSLASWERVDKVLTEPVKIGQSEEQFNSDREVEGDVRFENVSFSYPESEEKAIDKISFHIKKGTTAAFVGRTGAGKTTLVNLIPRLFDATEGVIKVDGTDVKKWSASALRRGIGFVPQETFLFSTTIKENIAFGVDSASEEQIEEAAENAHVLQNILEFEKKFETIVGERGVTLSGGQKQRTAIARALIKKPSIIILDDSLSAVDTETEDAILSHLRDQRLTRTTIMISHRISTVKNADIIFYLEDGSIVEQGSHEQLLTQEGRYARMYQKQLLEQQLAQI, translated from the coding sequence GTGGATGCACTGCATAAACTCAACGCCTACTTAAAAAAGTACAAGGGAAAATTTATCCTTGGTGCACTTTTTTTAACGGCTTCAAATTTCTTTTTGATATGGATTCCGGTTCTGATTCGCCGGACCATGGACGAAGTAGAAATGTTGGGCGAGGATTACGGCGGGGAGTATGGATCACTCACAGACATTCTATTTTCAAGTGAAGCAGGTCAAATTCTTGCGTGGAACTCGCTTCTTTTGATCGGAACCGTAATGCTTTACGGAATACTGTTATTTGCTACCCGGCAGACGCTTATTGTGGGATCACGGCATGTTGAGTTTGATATCCGAAACCGTGTGATGGGTAAACTTCTCGAACTCCCTCAGCGTTATTTTGAGTCGAATAAATCGGGCGAAGTTTATGTGCGTGCAACCGAAGATATATCACGCGTTCGTGAATATTTTGGCCCGGTTGTAATGTATACCATCAATACGATCACACGTGCCGGCTTTATCATTACAATGATGATCATTGTAAATACTGACCTGACGCTTTGGGCCTTGTTGCCGCTGCCGTTCTTATCCGCTTTTGCATACTGGGTCAGCGGTTATATCAATAAATATCAAATCATCATCCAGCAGCGTTATTCTGATATTGCCGGCGCTGCACAAGAGGCATTCAGCAGTATTCGCCTCATAAAAGCATTTAACAGGGAAGCGTATAAGCAGAAACTGTTTGATAAAGAGAGTGATCTGTACCGTAAACAGAAACTTAAACTTGATTTGGTTGAGTCGCTTTTTCACCCCACGCTGAACCTGTTGATCGGAGCTTCTGTAGTCATTGTTATCTGGCAGGGTGGTATGATGGTGATTGATGGATTGATTACTGTGGGGAACATTGCTGAATTTGTGATTTACGTGGCGTATCTCACCTGGCCGGTTGCTTCACTTGGCTATACTGTGAATACGTTCCAGAAATCGCTGGCCTCATGGGAACGGGTTGATAAAGTTCTCACAGAACCAGTGAAAATCGGTCAATCTGAAGAACAGTTTAACAGCGACAGGGAAGTTGAAGGTGATGTGAGATTTGAAAATGTCTCATTCAGTTATCCCGAATCTGAAGAAAAAGCCATCGATAAAATTTCGTTTCACATAAAAAAAGGAACAACAGCTGCATTTGTAGGCCGCACAGGCGCAGGTAAAACAACATTGGTTAACCTGATACCGCGACTTTTTGATGCAACGGAAGGAGTGATAAAAGTGGATGGCACCGATGTTAAAAAATGGTCTGCATCAGCTCTCAGGCGCGGAATTGGATTTGTGCCGCAAGAGACGTTTTTGTTCTCTACAACGATCAAAGAAAATATTGCATTTGGTGTAGATTCAGCTTCTGAAGAACAGATTGAAGAAGCGGCAGAAAATGCGCATGTTTTGCAAAATATTTTGGAATTTGAAAAAAAATTCGAGACAATAGTAGGGGAACGAGGAGTCACTCTTTCGGGAGGGCAAAAACAACGAACAGCTATCGCCCGGGCTCTCATAAAAAAACCATCTATCATCATATTAGATGATTCGCTAAGTGCAGTGGATACGGAGACGGAGGATGCAATATTATCACACCTTCGGGATCAGCGATTGACCAGAACAACAATTATGATATCACATCGTATTTCTACTGTTAAAAACGCCGATATAATTTTTTATCTTGAAGACGGTTCTATCGTTGAACAAGGTTCCCATGAACAGCTGCTAACGCAAGAAGGACGTTATGCACGCATGTATCAAAAACAACTACTGGAACAACAATTAGCTCAAATATAA
- a CDS encoding NAD(P)/FAD-dependent oxidoreductase — translation MVIGIIGAGISGLTAGRLLANAGHDVTILEKSRGYGGRMATRYAGKNGSAKMDHGLNYFVPRSEEFKEFTDELMDQELVKRWGESIWLYDGSDFHKKNPNPDKNDSFTATKGMNSIGKYLSRWVDVKTETHAGGLTYIGAHRSKKRSWMINLRAGNTFEADAVIIAAPAAQAYGLLQTTTNETNTLKIIREIDEVHYAPCYTLMAGYGDRELPEWEGIICKNSPLKFISNEATKKSFNQECSFVVQATPEYTRTLGKLDKDAIRKDMLDKLATTIGGWAMAPQWSQVHFWRYSRALKVLDRPYAELEFDDAPLALTGDYFIDNTVDGAYLSGFKLAEDWIKKYTD, via the coding sequence ATGGTTATTGGAATAATTGGCGCGGGTATTTCCGGATTGACGGCCGGGCGTCTTCTTGCAAATGCAGGTCATGACGTAACGATTCTTGAAAAAAGCAGGGGATATGGCGGAAGAATGGCAACACGCTATGCCGGGAAAAACGGGTCCGCTAAAATGGACCACGGGCTGAACTATTTTGTGCCGCGGTCCGAAGAATTTAAGGAGTTCACGGATGAGCTGATGGATCAGGAGCTGGTAAAACGGTGGGGAGAATCCATATGGTTGTATGACGGGAGTGATTTCCACAAAAAAAACCCAAATCCCGATAAGAATGATTCATTTACCGCCACAAAAGGAATGAACAGTATCGGAAAATATCTCAGCCGGTGGGTGGATGTAAAGACCGAAACTCATGCGGGCGGGCTTACCTATATTGGTGCCCATCGCAGCAAAAAGCGATCCTGGATGATTAATTTGAGGGCCGGGAATACATTTGAGGCGGACGCAGTAATAATAGCCGCACCCGCAGCCCAGGCATACGGATTGCTTCAGACTACAACAAATGAGACCAACACACTTAAAATTATCCGTGAAATTGATGAAGTGCATTATGCGCCCTGCTACACACTCATGGCAGGTTATGGCGATCGGGAATTGCCTGAATGGGAAGGAATTATTTGTAAAAACAGCCCGCTGAAATTTATTTCGAACGAAGCCACTAAAAAAAGTTTTAACCAGGAGTGTTCATTCGTAGTTCAGGCAACTCCTGAATACACCCGAACACTTGGCAAGCTTGACAAAGATGCCATACGTAAAGATATGCTCGACAAACTTGCCACAACAATTGGAGGATGGGCGATGGCACCACAATGGAGCCAGGTTCATTTCTGGAGATACAGCCGGGCTTTGAAAGTATTAGACAGGCCATATGCCGAACTGGAATTTGATGACGCACCCCTCGCTTTAACCGGCGACTACTTCATTGATAACACGGTAGATGGCGCCTATCTTTCAGGGTTTAAACTGGCTGAAGACTGGATCAAAAAATATACCGACTAA
- a CDS encoding acyclic terpene utilization AtuA family protein: MKKNIRIASGQGFWGDLPDAPINQVKNGKIDYLVMDYLAEVTMSIMQKQRMRNEKYGYARDFVDVVGAVFNEIKQDGVKVISNAGGVNPRACKDAILELAREKGIEGLKIAVVDGDDILPSLDSLIAEGHELKNMETGEPITSVKDELLSANIYFGAAPIVEALETDADVIITGRVTDTGLTLAPMIYEFGWDFNDYDKMSAGTIAGHIIECGGQASGGNFTDWETVEDLVNIGFPIIEAYPDGSFYVTKHEGTGGLVSEMTVKEQLLYEIGNPAEYITPDCIADFTSVQLEQEGENRVRVFGIKGTEATPTYKVSASYIDGYKLSSTLVYCWPDAAKKAQVAADILFKRAENLGIGFEEVNRELVGLNACNENPISDLSDLEDLNEVQLRIAVQSRSKEDLNRFGKEVAPLILTGPSGVTGFAGGRPKASEVVAYWPALLSKKAALPKVTLFES, translated from the coding sequence GTGAAGAAAAATATAAGAATAGCATCAGGACAAGGTTTTTGGGGTGATCTGCCGGACGCTCCCATCAACCAGGTGAAAAATGGGAAAATTGATTACCTGGTGATGGATTACCTCGCCGAGGTTACCATGTCGATCATGCAAAAACAGCGCATGAGAAATGAGAAATATGGTTATGCCCGCGATTTTGTGGATGTGGTGGGAGCCGTGTTTAACGAGATCAAACAGGATGGAGTGAAAGTAATCTCCAATGCCGGCGGCGTAAATCCCCGGGCATGTAAAGACGCCATTCTAGAACTGGCCCGGGAGAAGGGTATTGAAGGACTGAAAATTGCCGTAGTGGATGGAGATGACATTCTGCCATCGCTCGATTCGCTTATTGCTGAGGGTCACGAGCTGAAGAACATGGAAACCGGCGAACCGATTACTTCAGTGAAGGACGAGCTGCTGAGCGCGAATATCTATTTCGGCGCTGCCCCGATCGTTGAGGCGCTCGAAACAGATGCCGATGTAATTATCACCGGCAGAGTGACCGACACAGGCCTCACTCTTGCGCCGATGATTTACGAGTTCGGATGGGATTTCAATGACTACGATAAGATGTCGGCCGGAACCATCGCAGGTCACATTATTGAGTGTGGCGGACAGGCATCGGGAGGTAATTTCACTGACTGGGAAACTGTGGAAGATCTCGTGAATATCGGGTTCCCGATTATTGAGGCGTATCCGGACGGATCATTTTACGTGACCAAACACGAAGGAACCGGCGGTCTTGTCTCGGAGATGACGGTAAAAGAGCAGCTTTTATATGAAATCGGGAATCCGGCAGAATATATCACCCCTGACTGCATTGCAGATTTTACTTCTGTGCAGCTGGAACAGGAGGGTGAAAACCGGGTGAGGGTATTTGGCATAAAAGGAACAGAAGCCACGCCAACCTATAAAGTGTCGGCAAGTTACATCGATGGGTATAAACTTTCATCCACATTGGTTTACTGCTGGCCTGATGCAGCCAAAAAAGCGCAGGTTGCGGCCGATATCCTTTTCAAACGTGCGGAAAACCTGGGGATCGGGTTTGAAGAAGTCAACCGGGAATTGGTTGGGCTTAACGCCTGCAATGAAAACCCGATATCTGATCTGTCTGATCTGGAAGATCTGAATGAGGTTCAGCTCAGAATTGCCGTTCAAAGCCGCTCAAAAGAAGATCTGAACCGGTTCGGCAAAGAAGTTGCACCGCTGATTTTAACTGGTCCAAGCGGTGTGACCGGATTTGCGGGCGGGCGCCCCAAAGCGAGCGAAGTGGTTGCATACTGGCCGGCATTGCTGAGTAAAAAAGCAGCTCTTCCAAAAGTGACACTCTTTGAGAGTTAA
- a CDS encoding acyl-CoA carboxylase subunit beta yields the protein MSESWQSNLLQIIRKTEKEIKEGGGAKRIEKEHKKGKMTARERIEFLLDEDSPFDEIGLWAAYEMYEKEGGCPSAGVVTGIGSVGGRRCMIVANDATVKAGAWFPMTAKKNLRAQEIAIENHLPLIYLVDSAGVYLPMQDEIFPDKEHFGRIFRNNAVISAKGIPQIAAIMGSCVAGGAYLPIMSDEALIVDGTGSVFLAGSYLVKAAIGEEVDNETLGGASTHTEISGVTDYKMKDDTECLQTIRRLVKNLGPSPKANFTRHESIAPEIDGEKMVEEFPKDRNRPYDVMNIIQGLADAETFVEFKKGYGQTLVTGYARIDGWSVGIVANQRKIVKSKQGEMQIGGVIYSDSADKGARFIMNCNQKKIPIIFLQDVTGFMIGKRSEHGGIIKDGAKMVNAVANSTVPKITIIMGNSYGAGNYAMCGKAYDPRFIYAWPTAQIAVMGGTQAAKVLTQIKVSSLEKKNKKISHEEREEILERIKSRYDRQTDVRYAAARLWIDGIITPEETRMKISRAIEDANQNPTIEEFKTGVLQV from the coding sequence ATGAGTGAATCCTGGCAAAGTAACCTGTTGCAGATCATCCGAAAAACGGAAAAGGAGATCAAAGAGGGTGGTGGTGCAAAGCGAATTGAAAAAGAGCATAAAAAAGGAAAAATGACGGCTCGGGAGAGGATTGAATTTTTACTCGACGAGGATTCTCCTTTTGATGAAATCGGCCTCTGGGCTGCGTATGAGATGTATGAAAAAGAGGGCGGATGCCCTTCAGCCGGGGTTGTTACGGGAATTGGTTCGGTAGGAGGCAGGCGATGTATGATCGTGGCAAATGACGCCACAGTAAAGGCGGGGGCCTGGTTCCCGATGACTGCAAAAAAGAATCTTCGAGCGCAGGAAATTGCTATCGAAAATCATCTTCCCCTTATCTATCTGGTGGATTCTGCAGGCGTTTATCTTCCCATGCAGGATGAAATTTTTCCGGATAAAGAACATTTCGGGCGTATTTTCAGAAACAATGCGGTAATCAGCGCCAAGGGAATTCCACAGATTGCGGCTATCATGGGAAGCTGTGTGGCCGGCGGTGCGTATCTGCCAATCATGAGTGACGAAGCTTTAATTGTAGACGGAACTGGAAGCGTTTTTCTGGCCGGCAGTTACCTGGTGAAAGCGGCAATCGGCGAAGAGGTGGATAATGAAACACTCGGCGGTGCGTCTACTCATACGGAAATCAGCGGGGTGACCGATTATAAAATGAAGGACGATACCGAGTGCCTTCAAACCATACGCCGGCTGGTAAAAAATCTAGGTCCCTCTCCCAAAGCGAACTTTACAAGGCATGAGTCGATCGCTCCCGAAATTGATGGAGAGAAGATGGTGGAGGAATTTCCCAAAGACAGAAATCGGCCCTATGATGTGATGAACATTATTCAAGGCCTGGCGGATGCCGAAACGTTTGTTGAATTTAAAAAAGGGTACGGGCAGACGCTGGTCACCGGCTACGCCCGTATCGATGGCTGGAGCGTGGGAATTGTAGCCAATCAGCGCAAAATTGTAAAAAGTAAACAGGGTGAAATGCAGATTGGCGGGGTGATCTACTCTGATAGTGCAGATAAAGGCGCCCGGTTTATTATGAACTGCAATCAGAAAAAAATTCCGATTATTTTCCTGCAGGATGTAACCGGATTCATGATTGGGAAACGCAGTGAGCACGGTGGTATCATTAAAGATGGCGCAAAAATGGTGAATGCTGTGGCAAACTCAACAGTGCCAAAAATCACCATCATTATGGGGAACAGTTATGGTGCAGGAAATTACGCAATGTGTGGAAAAGCGTACGATCCCCGCTTCATCTACGCATGGCCTACAGCGCAAATTGCAGTGATGGGCGGAACCCAGGCGGCGAAAGTCCTTACCCAGATAAAAGTTTCATCGCTGGAGAAAAAGAATAAAAAAATCAGTCACGAGGAGCGTGAAGAGATTTTGGAACGCATCAAAAGCAGGTACGACAGGCAGACCGATGTGCGGTATGCCGCGGCCAGGCTTTGGATAGATGGAATTATCACCCCGGAGGAGACACGGATGAAGATCTCGCGGGCAATCGAAGATGCCAATCAAAATCCAACGATTGAAGAATTTAAAACAGGTGTATTGCAGGTATAA
- a CDS encoding GWxTD domain-containing protein, with the protein MNYLTPILITLLLLMPVIADAQQRGTQQQRGTTYESLLQRSDQPSSYITHVILPENDGSALTGVMFRLDYDLIPFLRVRSSDTSAPEDAEYFAPVHMGLEIFEGTHRTSRRSSSQDGQSIFRDSFQDTIYVQSFEETRSRLQHVEGIMSTRLQPGSYNYELQLRRAQSTREQSSTRRNISVPQYDTLGNAGLILLSEFQQDNNLVTGTFLNYGENVLYGSDYEVLVLLPDTEDEEYHFTLHQMESGTSSDVLSDAVFRDTLRAQELFRASDFELSGRSDGVRLTMTPNDTGTRFGSISVPNSGFANARFRLQVRTSDDEVIAQRIVNSRWLDMPVSLLNIDVAINMLRFIVSDSELRRLQSGSTAEKERKFREFWEERDPTPETEFNELMAEYYNRIDYAFRNFSSLQTPGYESDRGRAYILYGEPDNVERRLPTDQPTREIWEYPGRTLVFEATTGFGDFRLISER; encoded by the coding sequence ATGAACTATCTGACCCCGATTCTTATCACCCTGTTACTTTTAATGCCCGTGATTGCGGATGCCCAGCAAAGAGGAACCCAGCAGCAGCGAGGAACTACGTATGAATCGCTCCTTCAGCGATCCGATCAGCCCAGTTCATACATCACCCACGTTATCCTGCCGGAAAATGATGGCAGCGCACTTACAGGTGTGATGTTTCGCCTTGACTACGATCTTATCCCTTTTCTGAGAGTTCGATCTTCCGACACGTCTGCTCCTGAGGATGCTGAATATTTTGCCCCCGTGCATATGGGACTCGAAATTTTTGAAGGCACACATCGAACCTCCCGGCGGAGTTCATCACAGGACGGCCAATCGATATTCAGAGATTCATTTCAAGACACGATATACGTGCAGTCGTTTGAGGAGACCCGCTCACGTTTGCAGCATGTGGAAGGAATCATGTCAACACGCCTTCAACCCGGTTCCTACAACTATGAACTTCAGCTCAGGCGTGCACAATCAACAAGGGAACAGAGCTCCACAAGGCGAAACATTTCCGTACCGCAATATGATACTCTCGGAAATGCCGGACTGATACTGCTGAGTGAATTTCAGCAGGATAACAACCTGGTAACCGGTACATTTCTAAATTATGGCGAAAACGTACTTTATGGATCTGATTACGAAGTTTTGGTTCTTCTGCCAGATACTGAAGATGAAGAGTATCACTTTACACTTCACCAGATGGAGAGCGGCACCTCCTCCGACGTTTTGTCTGATGCGGTTTTCCGCGATACACTCCGCGCACAGGAATTATTCAGGGCATCCGATTTTGAACTATCAGGCCGGTCAGACGGCGTCCGGCTAACGATGACACCCAACGACACGGGCACCCGGTTTGGCTCTATTTCTGTGCCCAATTCCGGTTTTGCGAACGCCAGGTTTCGCCTGCAGGTGCGAACTTCGGATGATGAAGTCATTGCCCAGAGAATTGTGAACTCACGCTGGCTTGATATGCCTGTGAGCCTTCTGAATATTGACGTTGCTATCAATATGCTTCGCTTTATTGTAAGTGACAGTGAATTGCGACGCCTGCAATCCGGTTCAACTGCAGAAAAAGAACGGAAGTTCAGAGAATTCTGGGAAGAGAGAGATCCCACACCTGAAACCGAGTTTAACGAATTGATGGCCGAATACTACAACAGGATTGATTATGCGTTCAGAAACTTCAGTTCCCTGCAAACTCCCGGTTATGAATCTGATCGTGGTCGCGCATACATTCTTTACGGTGAGCCCGATAATGTAGAGCGCCGGCTGCCAACCGATCAACCGACACGGGAAATTTGGGAATATCCGGGCCGGACCCTGGTTTTTGAAGCAACTACAGGCTTCGGTGATTTCCGTTTGATTTCTGAACGATAA
- the pdxA gene encoding 4-hydroxythreonine-4-phosphate dehydrogenase PdxA, with amino-acid sequence MKPTIAISMGDPGGIGPEVILKTIHEFGTAKATPLLLGNSSVFKFYADSIGFDLDIHIVENASDVVPGQINLIEAAMMDHEIRPGRLDAVNGKAAMQSVAKGIEACLSSSADALVTAPISKEAITRAGYRVPGHTEFLAEKTGTHQVLMMLVSGPLRVALATIHIPLRDVAGLLTPELLTTRLQILHNSLQADFNIPEPKIAVFGLNPHSGDGGVIGREEIDLITPVIEKLNRSGYSLSGPFAGDGFFGKQMQNKYDAIFAMYHDQGLIPFKALTFGKGVNFTAGLPIIRTSPDHGTAFDIAGTNSADHHSFLSAYSLAIEMAQHRKKVATC; translated from the coding sequence ATGAAGCCAACAATAGCAATTAGCATGGGTGATCCGGGCGGGATTGGTCCGGAGGTAATATTAAAAACCATCCACGAGTTTGGAACCGCCAAAGCTACACCGCTTCTGCTTGGAAATTCCTCCGTGTTTAAGTTCTACGCAGATTCGATCGGGTTTGATCTTGATATTCACATCGTTGAAAATGCATCCGATGTCGTTCCAGGTCAGATCAACTTAATTGAAGCCGCTATGATGGATCACGAGATCCGGCCCGGAAGACTTGATGCTGTTAACGGCAAGGCGGCAATGCAGTCTGTGGCAAAAGGAATTGAGGCTTGTCTTTCTTCCAGCGCCGATGCTCTCGTTACGGCTCCGATATCAAAAGAAGCGATCACACGGGCCGGGTACCGGGTTCCGGGACACACGGAATTTTTGGCAGAAAAAACGGGCACCCACCAGGTTCTCATGATGCTTGTCAGCGGCCCGCTGCGTGTTGCCCTCGCAACCATTCATATTCCGCTACGGGATGTCGCCGGACTGCTAACGCCCGAACTCCTGACCACCCGACTGCAAATTTTGCACAACTCTCTTCAGGCTGATTTCAACATTCCGGAACCGAAAATTGCGGTTTTTGGACTGAATCCGCATTCAGGTGACGGAGGGGTTATAGGCCGTGAAGAGATCGACCTGATCACTCCGGTTATTGAAAAATTGAATCGCAGCGGATATTCGCTGAGCGGTCCCTTCGCAGGAGATGGATTTTTTGGGAAACAGATGCAGAATAAATATGACGCTATTTTCGCCATGTATCACGATCAAGGGCTCATTCCATTCAAAGCACTAACTTTTGGTAAAGGTGTGAATTTTACGGCCGGTTTGCCGATTATTCGCACTTCGCCCGATCACGGAACAGCTTTTGATATCGCAGGTACGAACAGTGCAGATCATCACTCGTTCTTATCAGCATACTCTCTTGCAATAGAAATGGCACAACACAGAAAAAAAGTAGCAACCTGCTAA
- a CDS encoding class I SAM-dependent methyltransferase, producing MENISDYIEPKRQYSILAEIYDAVMHDVDYEAWADYIDEVIMRHHHEARDILELACGTGTMAISMEELGYYTITATDLSPDMIRKAREKGEEKESDVSFQTLDFLDINLDKKFDAVYMVFDSLNYLHNTSDIAKLHEQVYNVLNPGGIFVYDFTTPRNSRKAIRYLDNENETVNEYFSYQRSSRYDEKQKIHTNTFDISLKNLADSSQVKNYREEHQQRIYTMNELYPIVEKSPFSLVKAYDGFELKPAHKRSLRITMVLR from the coding sequence TTGGAAAATATCTCAGATTATATCGAACCGAAACGACAATATTCAATCCTGGCTGAGATTTACGATGCAGTAATGCATGATGTGGATTATGAGGCGTGGGCGGATTACATCGACGAAGTGATCATGCGTCACCACCACGAAGCGCGTGATATCCTGGAACTCGCCTGCGGAACCGGTACGATGGCTATTTCGATGGAAGAACTGGGTTACTATACGATCACAGCGACCGACCTTTCTCCGGATATGATTCGTAAAGCGCGTGAAAAAGGAGAAGAAAAAGAATCTGACGTCAGCTTTCAGACGCTTGATTTTCTCGACATCAACCTGGACAAAAAGTTCGATGCCGTGTACATGGTTTTCGATAGCCTCAACTATCTTCACAACACCAGTGATATCGCAAAGCTGCACGAACAGGTTTATAATGTTTTGAACCCCGGCGGCATCTTTGTATATGATTTCACAACACCACGTAACTCAAGGAAAGCGATCCGTTATCTCGATAATGAGAATGAAACCGTGAACGAATATTTTAGCTATCAAAGATCCAGCCGGTATGATGAAAAGCAGAAAATCCACACCAACACTTTTGATATTTCGCTGAAAAACCTGGCTGACAGCAGCCAGGTTAAAAATTACAGGGAAGAACACCAGCAGCGAATCTACACGATGAACGAGCTCTATCCCATTGTAGAAAAGTCGCCGTTCAGCCTGGTGAAAGCTTACGATGGTTTTGAACTGAAACCCGCACACAAACGCAGCCTGAGAATCACAATGGTATTACGATGA